The DNA sequence CAACATCCGTTATGGAAAGCGGAATTGGAAATTTGGACGTGCCGCATGTGTTGTGCCTAACACTAATATACATTATTATTATGGCATTTATCGTTGCCATTACAAAGACCACAATAAAGATAAAAAAGTTGAAAAGGCAAATAGTGTCTTGACAAATATTAAGAAGTGTATTATTGTATTAAATGAATAGTACAAAGGCATGGAAAGGAAGAGAAGGTTATGAAAGAATTATTGCAGGTACAGAACCTTAGAAAGACCTTTAAGGTTTCTGCAAAACAGCAAAAACTGCAAAAGACCAAAGAAAGAATTAAGGTAGCAGTAGATGACTTATCCTTTACAGCATATGAAGGAGAAGTATTTGGATTATTAGGACCGAATGGTGCAGGAAAAACAACTACACTTCGAATGATGGCAACACTATTGACACCGGATGCAGGAGATGTGTTAGTGGATGGAACCAGCGTTGTAAAGAAACCGGATGTAGTTCGAGGAAAAATTGGTTTTCTTACCAGTGAATTGAAGTTAGAAGAGTTTTTCACTCCAAATTATTTATTTGATTTCTTTTCAGAGTTACATGGAATCGATAAAGAAACAGCAGCTAAGAGAAAACAGGAGTTGTTTGATAAATTTGGAATTTCTAAGTTTGCAGAGGTAAAGGTAGCAGACCTTTCTACAGGAATGAAGCAGAAGGTTTCACTGGTAATTTCTATTGTACATGATCCGGCTATTATTATTTTTGATGAGCCGACAAACGGATTGGATGTATTGACTGCTAAGGTAGTAACAGATTTCTTGGTAGAATTAAAGGAAAAAGGAAAGACAATCATTGTATCTACACATATTTTTAGCTTGATTGAAAAAATTTGTGACAGAGTAGGTATTATCATCAATGGAAATATGGTGGTTTGTGATACATTAGAGAATATTACAGCAGAAAAATGTCTGGAAGAGAAGTTCTTCGATATTTATGTGGAAAGT is a window from the Roseburia sp. 499 genome containing:
- a CDS encoding ABC transporter ATP-binding protein, with protein sequence MKELLQVQNLRKTFKVSAKQQKLQKTKERIKVAVDDLSFTAYEGEVFGLLGPNGAGKTTTLRMMATLLTPDAGDVLVDGTSVVKKPDVVRGKIGFLTSELKLEEFFTPNYLFDFFSELHGIDKETAAKRKQELFDKFGISKFAEVKVADLSTGMKQKVSLVISIVHDPAIIIFDEPTNGLDVLTAKVVTDFLVELKEKGKTIIVSTHIFSLIEKICDRVGIIINGNMVVCDTLENITAEKCLEEKFFDIYVESVGGLNEE